In Actinomycetes bacterium, the DNA window GGACGCGTCGTCGAAGAGCAGGTGCGCCTCGTCGAAGAAGAACACCAGCTTGGGCTTGTCGACGTCGCCGACCTCGGGCAGCTCCTCGAAGAGGTCGGCGAGCAGCCACATGAGGAACGTCGAGAAGATCCGTGGCCGGTCCTGCAGCTGCGGCAGCTCGAGCAGAGACACGACCCCTCGACCGGACGCGTCGACCCGCATCAAGTCGGCGGTGTCGAACTCCGGCTCGCCGAAGAACGCCTCGGCGCCCTGGTCCTCGAAGGCGATCAGCTCGCGCAGGATGACCCCGGCCGTCGCCCTTGACAGCCCGCCGAGCGACTTCAGCTCCTCCTCGCCCTCGTCGCTGGTGAGGTACTGGATGACCGCCCGCAGGTCCTTGAGGTCGAGCATCGGCAGCCCGGCCTTGTCGGCGAAGTGGAACACCAGGCCGAGCGAGGACTCCTGCACCTCGTTGAGGCCGAGCACCTTCGAGAGCAGGGTCGGCCCGAACGACGTCATGGTTGCCCGCAGCGGCAGCCCCTGCCCCACGCCGCCCAGGGCCAGCAGCTCGACCGGGCAGCCGACGCCCGACCAGGTCTGTCCCACCTCGGTGGCCCGGGCGCTGACCTTGTCGTTGGCGTCGCCGGCCTGCGCGATGCCGGACAGGTCGCCCTTGATGTCGGCGGCGAGCACCGGCACCCCGGCGGCCGAGAGCTGCTCGGCCATCAGCTGCAGCGTCTTGGTCTTGCCCGTGCCGGTGGCGCCGGCGACCAAGCCGTGCCGGTTGACCATGGCGAGCGGGATGCGCACCGCTGCCTCGGGCCGGGCCGTGCCGTCCTCGACGAGGGCACCGAGCTCGATCGCCGGCCCCTCGAACGCGTAGCCGGCCGCGACCTGCGCCGCCTGGTCCGGCGCCGCACCGCTCGCAGCACTGCTGCCCGGCATGGACGCCTCCCTGCGGCCGCTCGACGAGGCGGCAAGCCTATGCTGGCGAGGGTGATCTTCAAGGCGGTCGGGGACGGGCGGCCCTACCCCGAGCACGGTCTGACCCAGAGCCAGTGGGGCGACCTGTCGCCGACGCAGGTCCGCATCGACGAGCTGATCACGACCAAGCGCGAGATGGATCTCGACCGGGTGATGACGGAGGACTCGACCTACTTCGGCGACCTCTTCGCCCACGTCGTGCAGTGGCGCGGCGAGCTCTACCTCGAGGACGGGCTGCACCGCGCGCTGCGCGCCGCCCTCCAGCAGCGCCCCATGCTCCACGCGCGCGTGCTCGAGCTCGACGACTGAGGCCCACCTGCCGTGTCCATGTTCACCCCGCGCGGCGAGGGCGCCCGCCCGCTGCGCCAGCGCCGGGGTGGCGGCGGTGGGCGCCGGGTCGCGGCGGTCACGTTGACGCTGCTACTGCTCGTGACGCTCGCCGTGCTCGCCTGGCTGTCCACGAGGGGGGACGACGAGCCGGACGTCCGGGCCCAGCCGGAGCGACCCTGCCCGACGTCGTCCCCGGTGCCGTCCGCGCTCGCACCGGCCAAGGTGCGGGTCAACGTCTACAACGCGACCGACCGGCGCGGCCTGGCCGCCAAGGTCGCCGGACAGCTCGAGCAGCGCGGTTTCGACGTTCGAAAGGTGGACAACGACCCCTTGGGCCGGACGGTGACCGGTGCAGCAGAGGTCCGCCACGGCGACGACGGCGCCGCGGCGGCCCGGAGCGTCGCTGCGCAGGTCGGTCCGGTCGTGTCCGTCCCGGACGGCCGCCCCGGCGGGTCGGTCGACCTGGTGGTGGGGATCGGCTTCACCGCGCTGGTGGCGCCGGCCGAGGCTGCCGCCGTCCTGTCGCCGTCCCCGTCGCCCACACCCGCCGGCTGCTGACCCGAGGAGACCCCCGTGCGACTGCCCTTCCCCGGCCCGGCCGCCGTCATCGGCGGCGCCATGTCGGCCGCCGAGGCGGTGGAGACCGCGATCGGCCTGGTGCCCCGAGCCGTCCAGGCCATGACCCGGGTAGAGGCGCTGCTCGACCACGTGGAAGGCGTGGTCGACCGCACCCAGGCCGTCATCAGTCGGGTCGAGGCCGT includes these proteins:
- a CDS encoding helicase HerA-like domain-containing protein; protein product: MPGSSAASGAAPDQAAQVAAGYAFEGPAIELGALVEDGTARPEAAVRIPLAMVNRHGLVAGATGTGKTKTLQLMAEQLSAAGVPVLAADIKGDLSGIAQAGDANDKVSARATEVGQTWSGVGCPVELLALGGVGQGLPLRATMTSFGPTLLSKVLGLNEVQESSLGLVFHFADKAGLPMLDLKDLRAVIQYLTSDEGEEELKSLGGLSRATAGVILRELIAFEDQGAEAFFGEPEFDTADLMRVDASGRGVVSLLELPQLQDRPRIFSTFLMWLLADLFEELPEVGDVDKPKLVFFFDEAHLLFDDAS
- a CDS encoding type II toxin-antitoxin system VapB family antitoxin, which gives rise to MIFKAVGDGRPYPEHGLTQSQWGDLSPTQVRIDELITTKREMDLDRVMTEDSTYFGDLFAHVVQWRGELYLEDGLHRALRAALQQRPMLHARVLELDD
- a CDS encoding LytR C-terminal domain-containing protein — protein: MFTPRGEGARPLRQRRGGGGGRRVAAVTLTLLLLVTLAVLAWLSTRGDDEPDVRAQPERPCPTSSPVPSALAPAKVRVNVYNATDRRGLAAKVAGQLEQRGFDVRKVDNDPLGRTVTGAAEVRHGDDGAAAARSVAAQVGPVVSVPDGRPGGSVDLVVGIGFTALVAPAEAAAVLSPSPSPTPAGC